In Carya illinoinensis cultivar Pawnee chromosome 10, C.illinoinensisPawnee_v1, whole genome shotgun sequence, one DNA window encodes the following:
- the LOC122279793 gene encoding uncharacterized protein LOC122279793 isoform X2, whose product MFIKSKMKWVTLSLLILSLLSLLTHLSVTKFSTADLVQYSAMAGLRADFANVIGSPFSRNKKIWGVVKSLESLQPYANPRSSYPVPKERSNGFIYAKVFGGFANIRSSICDLVTISRLLNATLVIPEIQESTRSKGISSKFKSFSYLYNEEQFISTLKNDIMIVKSLPQNLKARRNEFPTFRPKSSASPKYYMEEILPKLKKAKVVGLVLADGGCLQDLKTGNKIGTGHEAGGLYYLDVQQSPTRALTTPSSSAFEWHCRLGHPSLSLLKCQIKNLGSVSPFSCEACQLSKHHRVSFVPRIDKRASSPFELVHSDIWGPINIESNKFQYFVTFVDDYSRVTWLFLIKARSELLSIFQMFWKQIKTQFNKKVQILRSDNGREYLSGAFATYLSDKGIVHQTSCSYTPQQNGVAERKNRHLLDVTRALLLHMHVPKRFWSDGVLTACHLINRMPSSILNGSSPFSVLFPSSSPFSLPPKIFGCVCFVHNLGPGFDKLDPRSTKCLFVGYSRTQKGYRCYSPTLRRYFTSADVTFFESIPFFSNTSSSVECDPLPLPTLTLSPSQSPSQPQVYSRRSRPPAPMPQPVVPPSSDLELSQPIVPPSSDLELPQPVVPPSSDLELPSTSDSLPIALRKGSRSCVTQHPISQFVSYHALSPSFSCFTSQVSKLSIPKTLQDALSDPGWRTAMESEMDALHHNRTWDLVPLPPSKQPVGCKWVYTIKFHPNGSVERLKARLVAKGYTQTYGIDYEETFSPVAKISSVRVLISLAANLDWPLFQLDVKNAFLHGDLHEEVYMEQPPGFVAQGEYRGTVCRLKKALYGLKQSPRAWFGRFSDAVLNFGLHRCQTDHSVFHLHSDAGHILLVVYVDDIVITGSDSAGIIRLKQFLHDQFQTKDLGKLRYFLGIEVSRSKEGINLSQRKYVLDLLEETGMLGARPIDTPMDPNRKFLKEEGELFRDPGMYQRLVGKLNYLTITRPDISYAVSVLSQFLQTPRISHWDAVVHILRYLKRAPGLGILYRPNGHLRVEAFSDADWAGSPSDRRSTTGYCTFVGGNLVTWKSKKQTVVARSSAEAEYRAMAHTTSELTWLQHFLQEIGFPAPIPLQLFCDNQAALHIASNPVFHERTKHIEIDCHFIRDKILSGDIATPFVKSADQLADVFTKSLCWSRLKPICFKLGLYDVYAPV is encoded by the exons ATGTTTATCAAATCTAAGATGAAATGGGTTACACTTTCCCTCCTCATCTTATCTTTGTTATCTCTGCTGACCCACCTTTCTGTCACAAAGTTTTCGACTGCTGATTTAGTGCAGTACAGTGCAATGGCTGGATTGCGTGCCGATTTTGCTAATGTGATAGGATCACCG TTCAGCAGGAATAAGAAGATATGGGGTGTTGTGAAGTCGTTAGAGTCTTTACAGCCTTATGCAAATCCCAGAAGCAGCTATCCTG tTCCAAAGGAACGGAGCAATGGTTTCATTTATGCAAAAGTTTTTGGTGGGTTTGCAAATATAAGATCTTCG atATGTGATCTGGTCACCATATCCAGGCTTCTAAATGCTACCCTTGTCATTCCAGAGATTCAAGAAAGTACTCGTTCAAAGGGCATTAG ttctAAGTTCAAGAGCTTTTCCTATCTCTATAATGAGGAACAGTTTATATCAACGCTAAAAAATGATATCATGATTGTGAAGAGCCTACCTCAAAACCTAAAGGCAAGGAGGAACGAATTTCCTACCTTTAGGCCCAAAAGTTCAGCCTCTCCAAAATATTATATGGAAGAAATTCTACCAAAGTTAAAGAAAGCCAAGGTTGTTGGATTGGTTCTTGCTGATGGTGGATGCCTGCAG GATCTCAAGACGGGGAACAAGATTGGTACGGGGCATGAAGCTGGTGGTCTGTATTATCTTGATGTTCAACAGTCACCCACTCGAGCTCTTACAACCCCCTCATCATCTGCTTTTGAATGGCACTGTCGCCTGGGTCAtccctcactttctcttttgaagtGTCAAATTAAGAACTTGGGGAGTGTGTCCCCCTTTTCTTgtgaagcgtgtcaacttagtaAACACCATCGTGTGTCTTTTGTTCCTCGTATTGATAAACGTGCATCGAGTCCTTTTGAATTGGTTCACtctgatatatggggaccaatcaacattgaatcaaacaagtttcaatattttgttacatttgttgatgactactCTCGTGTGACATGGTTGTTTTTGATAAAGGCCAGATCTGAActtctttccatatttcaaatgttttggaaacaaattaaaactcagTTTAATAAAAAAGTTCAGATTTTGCGTTCTGATAATGGTAGGGAATATCTATCTGGTGCCTTTGCTACTTACCTAAGTGACAAAGGAATTGTTCATCAAACATCATGTTCATATACACCCCAACAGAATGGGGTGGCAGAACGCAAAAATCGgcatttgttagatgtaacccGAGCACTATTGCTACATATGCATGTTCCTAAACGGTTTTGGAGTGATGGTGTTCTTACTGCTTGTCATCTTATTAATCGTATGCCTTCATCTATTCTTAATGGTTCATCTCCCTTCTCCGTCTTGTTTCCGTCATCTTCACCTTTTTCTCTTCCACCAAAAATCTTTGGATGTGTTTGCTTTGTTCATAACCTTGGTCCAGGCTTTGATAAACTTGACCCCCGTTCTACCAAGTgtctctttgttggttattCTCGGACTCAAAAAGGATATCGCTGCTATAGTCCTACTCTTAGACGCTATTTCACAAGTGCTGATGTTACCTTCTTTGAGTCCataccttttttttcaaatacatcTTCAAGTGTTGAGTGTGACCCTCTACCATTACCTACCCTTACATTATCTCCCTCACAATCTCCCTCACAACCGCAGGTTTACTCACGTCGCTCGCGGCCGCCGGCTCCCATGCCTCAACCAGTCGTGCCTCCATCTTCAGATCTTGAGTTGTCTCAACCAATCGTGCCTCCATCTTCAGATCTTGAGTTGCCCCAACCAGTCGTGCCTCCATCTTCAGATCTTGAGTTACCCAGTACTTCAGACTCTCTACCTATTGCTCTTCGCAAAGGTAGTCGttcttgtgttactcaacatccTATTAGTCAATTTGTCTCATATCATGCCttatctccttcattctcatgttTTACATCTCAAGTTTCAAAACTCTCTATTCCTAAGACACTTCAGGATGCATTATCTGATCCGGGATGGAGGACAGCTATGGAAAGTGAAATGGATGCTCTTCATCATAATCGcacatgggatcttgttccaCTACCACCTAGTAAACAACCTGTTGGCTGTAAATGGGTATACACTATCAAATTTCATCCTAATGGTTCTGTGGAACGTCTGAAAGCCCGCCTGGTTGCAAAGGGCTATACTCAAACCTATGGCATTGACTACGAAGAGACATTCTCTCCAGTTGCCAAAATCTCTTCTGTCCGAGTGCTAatctctcttgctgctaatttagaCTGGCCCTTATTTCAGTTGGATGTAAAAAATGCATTCCTCCATGGCGACTTGcatgaggaagtttatatggagcaaccacctgggtTTGTTGCTCAGGGGGAGTATCGAGGTACTGTATGCAGGTTGAAAAAGGCATTATACGGcttgaaacaatctcctcgagcatggtttggaAGGTTCTCTGATGCTGTATTGAACTTTGGTCTTCACAGATGCCAAACAGACCACTCGGTATTTCACTTGCATAGTGATGCAGGtcacattttgttggttgtatacGTGGATGATATTGTAATCACTGGGAGTGACTCTGCTGGAATTATTAGACTAAAgcaatttttacatgatcagtttcagacGAAAGACTTGGGCAAACTTAGGTATTTCCTTGGAATTGAAGTCAGTAGATCTAAAGAGGGCATCAACCTATCTCAGAGGAAATATGTACTCGATCTGTTAGAAGAAACCGGCATGTTGGGTGCACGACCTATTGACACCCCTATGGATCCCAATCgtaaattcttgaaagaagaaggGGAGCTGTTTAGAGATCCAGGTatgtatcaaagacttgttgggAAATTGAACTATCTTACCATCACTAGACCAGACATCtcttatgcagtgagtgtaCTGAGTCAGTTTTTACAAACGCCTAGGatctcacattgggatgctgtGGTTCATATTCTTCGTTATCTCAAGCGAGCACCTGGTCTTGGAATATTATATCGACCAAATGGACATCTTAGAGTTGAAGcattttcagatgctgattgggcaggatctccttcagatagaagatctactactggatattgtacctttgtaggaggtaacttggttacatggaagagtaagaaacaaacaGTAGTAGCTCGTTCTAGTGCGGAAGCGGAATACAGGGCAATGGCACATACtactagtgagctgacatggttacaacactttcttcaagagattgggtttccagctcctATCCCTCTCCagctattttgtgataatcaagctgcacTGCATATTGCCTCTAACCCGGTAtttcatgagaggactaaacatatagagattgattgtcacttcattcgagataagatacTAAGTGGTGACATTGCTACGCCTTTTGTGAAGTCCGCAGATCAACTCGCAGATGTGTTTACTAAATCTTTGTGTTGGAGTCGTTTAAAACCTATTTGTTTCAAACTGGGTTTATATGATGTATATGCCCCagtttga
- the LOC122279793 gene encoding uncharacterized protein LOC122279793 isoform X3, with product MQIPEAAILFQRNGAMVSFMQKFLICDLVTISRLLNATLVIPEIQESTRSKGISSKFKSFSYLYNEEQFISTLKNDIMIVKSLPQNLKARRNEFPTFRPKSSASPKYYMEEILPKLKKAKVVGLVLADGGCLQDLKTGNKIGTGHEAGGLYYLDVQQSPTRALTTPSSSAFEWHCRLGHPSLSLLKCQIKNLGSVSPFSCEACQLSKHHRVSFVPRIDKRASSPFELVHSDIWGPINIESNKFQYFVTFVDDYSRVTWLFLIKARSELLSIFQMFWKQIKTQFNKKVQILRSDNGREYLSGAFATYLSDKGIVHQTSCSYTPQQNGVAERKNRHLLDVTRALLLHMHVPKRFWSDGVLTACHLINRMPSSILNGSSPFSVLFPSSSPFSLPPKIFGCVCFVHNLGPGFDKLDPRSTKCLFVGYSRTQKGYRCYSPTLRRYFTSADVTFFESIPFFSNTSSSVECDPLPLPTLTLSPSQSPSQPQVYSRRSRPPAPMPQPVVPPSSDLELSQPIVPPSSDLELPQPVVPPSSDLELPSTSDSLPIALRKGSRSCVTQHPISQFVSYHALSPSFSCFTSQVSKLSIPKTLQDALSDPGWRTAMESEMDALHHNRTWDLVPLPPSKQPVGCKWVYTIKFHPNGSVERLKARLVAKGYTQTYGIDYEETFSPVAKISSVRVLISLAANLDWPLFQLDVKNAFLHGDLHEEVYMEQPPGFVAQGEYRGTVCRLKKALYGLKQSPRAWFGRFSDAVLNFGLHRCQTDHSVFHLHSDAGHILLVVYVDDIVITGSDSAGIIRLKQFLHDQFQTKDLGKLRYFLGIEVSRSKEGINLSQRKYVLDLLEETGMLGARPIDTPMDPNRKFLKEEGELFRDPGMYQRLVGKLNYLTITRPDISYAVSVLSQFLQTPRISHWDAVVHILRYLKRAPGLGILYRPNGHLRVEAFSDADWAGSPSDRRSTTGYCTFVGGNLVTWKSKKQTVVARSSAEAEYRAMAHTTSELTWLQHFLQEIGFPAPIPLQLFCDNQAALHIASNPVFHERTKHIEIDCHFIRDKILSGDIATPFVKSADQLADVFTKSLCWSRLKPICFKLGLYDVYAPV from the exons ATGCAAATCCCAGAAGCAGCTATCCTG tTCCAAAGGAACGGAGCAATGGTTTCATTTATGCAAAAGTTTTTG atATGTGATCTGGTCACCATATCCAGGCTTCTAAATGCTACCCTTGTCATTCCAGAGATTCAAGAAAGTACTCGTTCAAAGGGCATTAG ttctAAGTTCAAGAGCTTTTCCTATCTCTATAATGAGGAACAGTTTATATCAACGCTAAAAAATGATATCATGATTGTGAAGAGCCTACCTCAAAACCTAAAGGCAAGGAGGAACGAATTTCCTACCTTTAGGCCCAAAAGTTCAGCCTCTCCAAAATATTATATGGAAGAAATTCTACCAAAGTTAAAGAAAGCCAAGGTTGTTGGATTGGTTCTTGCTGATGGTGGATGCCTGCAG GATCTCAAGACGGGGAACAAGATTGGTACGGGGCATGAAGCTGGTGGTCTGTATTATCTTGATGTTCAACAGTCACCCACTCGAGCTCTTACAACCCCCTCATCATCTGCTTTTGAATGGCACTGTCGCCTGGGTCAtccctcactttctcttttgaagtGTCAAATTAAGAACTTGGGGAGTGTGTCCCCCTTTTCTTgtgaagcgtgtcaacttagtaAACACCATCGTGTGTCTTTTGTTCCTCGTATTGATAAACGTGCATCGAGTCCTTTTGAATTGGTTCACtctgatatatggggaccaatcaacattgaatcaaacaagtttcaatattttgttacatttgttgatgactactCTCGTGTGACATGGTTGTTTTTGATAAAGGCCAGATCTGAActtctttccatatttcaaatgttttggaaacaaattaaaactcagTTTAATAAAAAAGTTCAGATTTTGCGTTCTGATAATGGTAGGGAATATCTATCTGGTGCCTTTGCTACTTACCTAAGTGACAAAGGAATTGTTCATCAAACATCATGTTCATATACACCCCAACAGAATGGGGTGGCAGAACGCAAAAATCGgcatttgttagatgtaacccGAGCACTATTGCTACATATGCATGTTCCTAAACGGTTTTGGAGTGATGGTGTTCTTACTGCTTGTCATCTTATTAATCGTATGCCTTCATCTATTCTTAATGGTTCATCTCCCTTCTCCGTCTTGTTTCCGTCATCTTCACCTTTTTCTCTTCCACCAAAAATCTTTGGATGTGTTTGCTTTGTTCATAACCTTGGTCCAGGCTTTGATAAACTTGACCCCCGTTCTACCAAGTgtctctttgttggttattCTCGGACTCAAAAAGGATATCGCTGCTATAGTCCTACTCTTAGACGCTATTTCACAAGTGCTGATGTTACCTTCTTTGAGTCCataccttttttttcaaatacatcTTCAAGTGTTGAGTGTGACCCTCTACCATTACCTACCCTTACATTATCTCCCTCACAATCTCCCTCACAACCGCAGGTTTACTCACGTCGCTCGCGGCCGCCGGCTCCCATGCCTCAACCAGTCGTGCCTCCATCTTCAGATCTTGAGTTGTCTCAACCAATCGTGCCTCCATCTTCAGATCTTGAGTTGCCCCAACCAGTCGTGCCTCCATCTTCAGATCTTGAGTTACCCAGTACTTCAGACTCTCTACCTATTGCTCTTCGCAAAGGTAGTCGttcttgtgttactcaacatccTATTAGTCAATTTGTCTCATATCATGCCttatctccttcattctcatgttTTACATCTCAAGTTTCAAAACTCTCTATTCCTAAGACACTTCAGGATGCATTATCTGATCCGGGATGGAGGACAGCTATGGAAAGTGAAATGGATGCTCTTCATCATAATCGcacatgggatcttgttccaCTACCACCTAGTAAACAACCTGTTGGCTGTAAATGGGTATACACTATCAAATTTCATCCTAATGGTTCTGTGGAACGTCTGAAAGCCCGCCTGGTTGCAAAGGGCTATACTCAAACCTATGGCATTGACTACGAAGAGACATTCTCTCCAGTTGCCAAAATCTCTTCTGTCCGAGTGCTAatctctcttgctgctaatttagaCTGGCCCTTATTTCAGTTGGATGTAAAAAATGCATTCCTCCATGGCGACTTGcatgaggaagtttatatggagcaaccacctgggtTTGTTGCTCAGGGGGAGTATCGAGGTACTGTATGCAGGTTGAAAAAGGCATTATACGGcttgaaacaatctcctcgagcatggtttggaAGGTTCTCTGATGCTGTATTGAACTTTGGTCTTCACAGATGCCAAACAGACCACTCGGTATTTCACTTGCATAGTGATGCAGGtcacattttgttggttgtatacGTGGATGATATTGTAATCACTGGGAGTGACTCTGCTGGAATTATTAGACTAAAgcaatttttacatgatcagtttcagacGAAAGACTTGGGCAAACTTAGGTATTTCCTTGGAATTGAAGTCAGTAGATCTAAAGAGGGCATCAACCTATCTCAGAGGAAATATGTACTCGATCTGTTAGAAGAAACCGGCATGTTGGGTGCACGACCTATTGACACCCCTATGGATCCCAATCgtaaattcttgaaagaagaaggGGAGCTGTTTAGAGATCCAGGTatgtatcaaagacttgttgggAAATTGAACTATCTTACCATCACTAGACCAGACATCtcttatgcagtgagtgtaCTGAGTCAGTTTTTACAAACGCCTAGGatctcacattgggatgctgtGGTTCATATTCTTCGTTATCTCAAGCGAGCACCTGGTCTTGGAATATTATATCGACCAAATGGACATCTTAGAGTTGAAGcattttcagatgctgattgggcaggatctccttcagatagaagatctactactggatattgtacctttgtaggaggtaacttggttacatggaagagtaagaaacaaacaGTAGTAGCTCGTTCTAGTGCGGAAGCGGAATACAGGGCAATGGCACATACtactagtgagctgacatggttacaacactttcttcaagagattgggtttccagctcctATCCCTCTCCagctattttgtgataatcaagctgcacTGCATATTGCCTCTAACCCGGTAtttcatgagaggactaaacatatagagattgattgtcacttcattcgagataagatacTAAGTGGTGACATTGCTACGCCTTTTGTGAAGTCCGCAGATCAACTCGCAGATGTGTTTACTAAATCTTTGTGTTGGAGTCGTTTAAAACCTATTTGTTTCAAACTGGGTTTATATGATGTATATGCCCCagtttga
- the LOC122279793 gene encoding uncharacterized protein LOC122279793 isoform X5 — MSGFWVTQGLHLPQLLLPTQDLKTGNKIGTGHEAGGLYYLDVQQSPTRALTTPSSSAFEWHCRLGHPSLSLLKCQIKNLGSVSPFSCEACQLSKHHRVSFVPRIDKRASSPFELVHSDIWGPINIESNKFQYFVTFVDDYSRVTWLFLIKARSELLSIFQMFWKQIKTQFNKKVQILRSDNGREYLSGAFATYLSDKGIVHQTSCSYTPQQNGVAERKNRHLLDVTRALLLHMHVPKRFWSDGVLTACHLINRMPSSILNGSSPFSVLFPSSSPFSLPPKIFGCVCFVHNLGPGFDKLDPRSTKCLFVGYSRTQKGYRCYSPTLRRYFTSADVTFFESIPFFSNTSSSVECDPLPLPTLTLSPSQSPSQPQVYSRRSRPPAPMPQPVVPPSSDLELSQPIVPPSSDLELPQPVVPPSSDLELPSTSDSLPIALRKGSRSCVTQHPISQFVSYHALSPSFSCFTSQVSKLSIPKTLQDALSDPGWRTAMESEMDALHHNRTWDLVPLPPSKQPVGCKWVYTIKFHPNGSVERLKARLVAKGYTQTYGIDYEETFSPVAKISSVRVLISLAANLDWPLFQLDVKNAFLHGDLHEEVYMEQPPGFVAQGEYRGTVCRLKKALYGLKQSPRAWFGRFSDAVLNFGLHRCQTDHSVFHLHSDAGHILLVVYVDDIVITGSDSAGIIRLKQFLHDQFQTKDLGKLRYFLGIEVSRSKEGINLSQRKYVLDLLEETGMLGARPIDTPMDPNRKFLKEEGELFRDPGMYQRLVGKLNYLTITRPDISYAVSVLSQFLQTPRISHWDAVVHILRYLKRAPGLGILYRPNGHLRVEAFSDADWAGSPSDRRSTTGYCTFVGGNLVTWKSKKQTVVARSSAEAEYRAMAHTTSELTWLQHFLQEIGFPAPIPLQLFCDNQAALHIASNPVFHERTKHIEIDCHFIRDKILSGDIATPFVKSADQLADVFTKSLCWSRLKPICFKLGLYDVYAPV; from the exons ATGAGCGGTTTTTGGGTCACACAGGGGCTTCATCTTCCACAGCTACTCTTACCCACTCAG GATCTCAAGACGGGGAACAAGATTGGTACGGGGCATGAAGCTGGTGGTCTGTATTATCTTGATGTTCAACAGTCACCCACTCGAGCTCTTACAACCCCCTCATCATCTGCTTTTGAATGGCACTGTCGCCTGGGTCAtccctcactttctcttttgaagtGTCAAATTAAGAACTTGGGGAGTGTGTCCCCCTTTTCTTgtgaagcgtgtcaacttagtaAACACCATCGTGTGTCTTTTGTTCCTCGTATTGATAAACGTGCATCGAGTCCTTTTGAATTGGTTCACtctgatatatggggaccaatcaacattgaatcaaacaagtttcaatattttgttacatttgttgatgactactCTCGTGTGACATGGTTGTTTTTGATAAAGGCCAGATCTGAActtctttccatatttcaaatgttttggaaacaaattaaaactcagTTTAATAAAAAAGTTCAGATTTTGCGTTCTGATAATGGTAGGGAATATCTATCTGGTGCCTTTGCTACTTACCTAAGTGACAAAGGAATTGTTCATCAAACATCATGTTCATATACACCCCAACAGAATGGGGTGGCAGAACGCAAAAATCGgcatttgttagatgtaacccGAGCACTATTGCTACATATGCATGTTCCTAAACGGTTTTGGAGTGATGGTGTTCTTACTGCTTGTCATCTTATTAATCGTATGCCTTCATCTATTCTTAATGGTTCATCTCCCTTCTCCGTCTTGTTTCCGTCATCTTCACCTTTTTCTCTTCCACCAAAAATCTTTGGATGTGTTTGCTTTGTTCATAACCTTGGTCCAGGCTTTGATAAACTTGACCCCCGTTCTACCAAGTgtctctttgttggttattCTCGGACTCAAAAAGGATATCGCTGCTATAGTCCTACTCTTAGACGCTATTTCACAAGTGCTGATGTTACCTTCTTTGAGTCCataccttttttttcaaatacatcTTCAAGTGTTGAGTGTGACCCTCTACCATTACCTACCCTTACATTATCTCCCTCACAATCTCCCTCACAACCGCAGGTTTACTCACGTCGCTCGCGGCCGCCGGCTCCCATGCCTCAACCAGTCGTGCCTCCATCTTCAGATCTTGAGTTGTCTCAACCAATCGTGCCTCCATCTTCAGATCTTGAGTTGCCCCAACCAGTCGTGCCTCCATCTTCAGATCTTGAGTTACCCAGTACTTCAGACTCTCTACCTATTGCTCTTCGCAAAGGTAGTCGttcttgtgttactcaacatccTATTAGTCAATTTGTCTCATATCATGCCttatctccttcattctcatgttTTACATCTCAAGTTTCAAAACTCTCTATTCCTAAGACACTTCAGGATGCATTATCTGATCCGGGATGGAGGACAGCTATGGAAAGTGAAATGGATGCTCTTCATCATAATCGcacatgggatcttgttccaCTACCACCTAGTAAACAACCTGTTGGCTGTAAATGGGTATACACTATCAAATTTCATCCTAATGGTTCTGTGGAACGTCTGAAAGCCCGCCTGGTTGCAAAGGGCTATACTCAAACCTATGGCATTGACTACGAAGAGACATTCTCTCCAGTTGCCAAAATCTCTTCTGTCCGAGTGCTAatctctcttgctgctaatttagaCTGGCCCTTATTTCAGTTGGATGTAAAAAATGCATTCCTCCATGGCGACTTGcatgaggaagtttatatggagcaaccacctgggtTTGTTGCTCAGGGGGAGTATCGAGGTACTGTATGCAGGTTGAAAAAGGCATTATACGGcttgaaacaatctcctcgagcatggtttggaAGGTTCTCTGATGCTGTATTGAACTTTGGTCTTCACAGATGCCAAACAGACCACTCGGTATTTCACTTGCATAGTGATGCAGGtcacattttgttggttgtatacGTGGATGATATTGTAATCACTGGGAGTGACTCTGCTGGAATTATTAGACTAAAgcaatttttacatgatcagtttcagacGAAAGACTTGGGCAAACTTAGGTATTTCCTTGGAATTGAAGTCAGTAGATCTAAAGAGGGCATCAACCTATCTCAGAGGAAATATGTACTCGATCTGTTAGAAGAAACCGGCATGTTGGGTGCACGACCTATTGACACCCCTATGGATCCCAATCgtaaattcttgaaagaagaaggGGAGCTGTTTAGAGATCCAGGTatgtatcaaagacttgttgggAAATTGAACTATCTTACCATCACTAGACCAGACATCtcttatgcagtgagtgtaCTGAGTCAGTTTTTACAAACGCCTAGGatctcacattgggatgctgtGGTTCATATTCTTCGTTATCTCAAGCGAGCACCTGGTCTTGGAATATTATATCGACCAAATGGACATCTTAGAGTTGAAGcattttcagatgctgattgggcaggatctccttcagatagaagatctactactggatattgtacctttgtaggaggtaacttggttacatggaagagtaagaaacaaacaGTAGTAGCTCGTTCTAGTGCGGAAGCGGAATACAGGGCAATGGCACATACtactagtgagctgacatggttacaacactttcttcaagagattgggtttccagctcctATCCCTCTCCagctattttgtgataatcaagctgcacTGCATATTGCCTCTAACCCGGTAtttcatgagaggactaaacatatagagattgattgtcacttcattcgagataagatacTAAGTGGTGACATTGCTACGCCTTTTGTGAAGTCCGCAGATCAACTCGCAGATGTGTTTACTAAATCTTTGTGTTGGAGTCGTTTAAAACCTATTTGTTTCAAACTGGGTTTATATGATGTATATGCCCCagtttga